Proteins encoded in a region of the Moritella marina ATCC 15381 genome:
- a CDS encoding FMN-binding negative transcriptional regulator codes for MYPAKHFQSRDQDLDLLFCVISQDPLATLVFIDTEQMPHISHIPCHFAVNNDVIVAHVSNDHPLAAKLNAASTSNDGVDISLIFHGESGYVSPNFVPIDEREGQMVPSWNYIKVHVTGCATAITAPADKYQQMALTSAHFEQYQAQPWTLDSASSTAINHMLKAITVFSVSIVGLEGRFKLSQNKSANMRSHIAEQLSLQGKKLLAQQMRSV; via the coding sequence ATGTATCCAGCTAAACATTTTCAGTCTCGTGACCAAGACCTTGACCTGTTATTTTGTGTCATCTCGCAAGACCCATTAGCCACCTTAGTATTTATAGATACAGAGCAGATGCCACATATCAGTCATATACCTTGTCATTTTGCGGTCAACAATGACGTCATCGTGGCACATGTCAGTAACGACCATCCACTGGCAGCAAAGCTAAACGCGGCATCGACATCTAACGACGGCGTTGATATTAGCTTAATTTTTCATGGTGAGAGTGGTTATGTCTCTCCTAACTTCGTGCCAATCGATGAGCGTGAAGGGCAGATGGTGCCGAGCTGGAATTACATTAAGGTTCATGTGACTGGATGCGCTACTGCAATCACTGCACCGGCCGATAAGTATCAACAAATGGCGTTAACCAGTGCGCACTTCGAACAATATCAAGCACAGCCTTGGACATTAGATTCTGCGTCCAGTACCGCTATTAATCATATGCTCAAGGCGATCACTGTATTCTCAGTGTCGATAGTTGGGTTAGAAGGCCGATTTAAATTAAGCCAAAATAAATCGGCTAACATGAGATCGCACATTGCAGAGCAGTTGTCATTACAGGGTAAGAAGCTGTTAGCCCAACAAATGCGTAGTGTTTAA
- a CDS encoding GNAT family N-acetyltransferase yields MLKAITLTSELIKLEPMTIAHLPAFCSAGNFAEVWQHMPINRCENAETARAWIQEAINEMATGKQVAFIIIDKQNNQVVGSTRLFRLNQQDRCVEIGHTFISPAWQRSHVNTHAKYLLLEYVFETLGFTRVEIATHENNLQSRHAIARIGGQFEGILRKNRRAENGSYRNTALFSIIDDEWPQVKANLLTRY; encoded by the coding sequence ATGCTTAAAGCCATTACCCTTACCAGTGAATTGATTAAACTCGAACCGATGACCATAGCGCATTTACCCGCGTTTTGCAGCGCCGGAAACTTTGCTGAAGTCTGGCAGCATATGCCAATTAATCGTTGCGAAAATGCAGAAACTGCGCGGGCTTGGATACAAGAGGCGATCAATGAGATGGCTACTGGCAAGCAAGTTGCGTTTATCATTATCGACAAACAAAACAATCAAGTCGTTGGCTCGACGCGATTATTTCGGCTCAACCAACAAGATCGTTGTGTTGAAATTGGGCACACATTTATTTCACCAGCCTGGCAACGTAGTCATGTTAATACCCATGCTAAATACTTGCTGCTTGAATATGTGTTCGAAACGTTAGGTTTTACACGTGTTGAGATTGCTACCCACGAAAACAACCTGCAATCACGGCATGCTATTGCGCGTATCGGTGGTCAGTTTGAAGGTATTTTAAGAAAAAACCGTCGCGCAGAAAATGGCAGTTATCGAAACACCGCGTTGTTTAGCATTATTGATGATGAATGGCCGCAAGTTAAAGCCAATTTATTAACGCGCTATTAA
- a CDS encoding PLP-dependent aminotransferase family protein, with product MKALNLILTTSEHSKSRAKYLLIADALRQAIKQGQVAPSEALPSARQLAAQLNVNRHTIMAAVAELVAQGWVEAKERSGYRVVKQLPIQTSQSLISTASNTINSTSQNSTSKNNSALKNDAVITPSFNWQFRYKNTATISDTKSPSAYQYNFAGGQPDNRLFPFSEFKHCFSQLCQRPKFDKLGYGASAGEAELTEQIATYLRRVRSITDKEIMICNGSQEGLYMVSKLLLQAGDKVAVEQFGYPPAWAAFKSSGAELVIIEQDDKGIIPAQLATQLIKGDIKLIYLTPLHQYPTTVTLAVSRRLQIYQLAAQYGVAIIEDDYDHEFHYDSQPLAPMAADDPLGLVIYISTFSKLMFGGVRVGYVVANNELITQLSAYKALMNHKNNVLIQQAVAKWMQQGGFESHLRRMTRCYHKRRDFLVSLLRDYQRQGLPINFNCPAGGMALWVDMGVSIVGLKQKLQTKNVYLQTEIEFNLLTEQDDSQYRFIRIGFASMDENEVTQGMKIITQTLYG from the coding sequence TTGAAAGCACTTAATCTGATACTGACCACCAGTGAACACAGTAAATCGCGGGCAAAATACTTATTAATTGCCGATGCTTTAAGGCAAGCGATTAAACAGGGACAAGTCGCGCCAAGCGAAGCACTACCCTCGGCACGCCAACTAGCCGCACAGTTAAATGTTAACCGCCATACAATCATGGCGGCAGTCGCAGAACTTGTTGCTCAAGGCTGGGTTGAGGCCAAAGAACGTTCCGGTTATCGCGTTGTTAAACAGTTACCGATCCAAACTAGCCAGTCGTTAATAAGCACTGCGTCAAACACCATTAACAGCACCTCACAAAACAGCACCTCAAAAAACAACAGCGCACTGAAGAATGACGCCGTCATTACACCGTCCTTTAACTGGCAGTTTCGCTATAAAAATACAGCAACAATCAGCGATACTAAAAGCCCCAGTGCCTACCAATATAACTTTGCAGGGGGTCAGCCTGATAACCGCCTGTTTCCATTTTCTGAATTTAAACACTGTTTTTCACAGCTCTGCCAAAGACCAAAATTTGATAAATTAGGTTACGGCGCAAGTGCTGGTGAAGCTGAATTAACAGAACAGATTGCCACCTACTTACGCCGTGTTAGGTCTATTACAGACAAAGAAATAATGATTTGTAATGGCTCGCAAGAAGGTTTGTATATGGTCTCTAAACTGTTGCTGCAAGCCGGTGATAAAGTTGCGGTGGAACAATTCGGTTATCCACCAGCTTGGGCTGCATTTAAAAGTTCAGGGGCTGAACTCGTTATTATCGAACAAGATGATAAAGGCATAATCCCCGCGCAGTTAGCGACTCAGCTTATCAAGGGTGACATTAAACTTATCTATCTAACGCCCTTACACCAATACCCGACAACAGTGACTTTAGCCGTCAGTCGCCGTTTGCAAATATATCAATTGGCCGCGCAGTATGGTGTGGCGATTATCGAAGATGATTATGACCATGAATTTCATTACGACTCACAACCGCTAGCACCAATGGCTGCCGATGATCCTCTAGGCTTAGTGATCTACATTTCGACCTTCTCAAAACTAATGTTCGGGGGTGTTCGAGTTGGCTATGTGGTGGCCAATAATGAATTGATAACCCAGCTCAGTGCTTACAAAGCCTTGATGAACCATAAGAATAATGTGTTGATCCAACAAGCGGTGGCAAAATGGATGCAACAAGGTGGGTTTGAAAGTCATTTAAGACGAATGACTCGCTGTTACCATAAACGCCGCGACTTCTTAGTCAGCCTATTGCGGGATTATCAACGACAAGGCCTACCAATCAACTTTAATTGCCCTGCTGGCGGGATGGCACTGTGGGTTGATATGGGCGTATCTATTGTCGGACTCAAGCAAAAATTACAAACCAAAAATGTATATTTACAGACCGAGATTGAATTTAATTTATTAACAGAGCAAGACGACTCACAATATCGTTTTATTCGAATCGGTTTTGCATCCATGGATGAAAACGAAGTCACGCAAGGCATGAAAATTATCACCCAGACATTGTACGGTTAG
- a CDS encoding RecX family transcriptional regulator — translation MLQKELRQAKAIENVYNSAYWHLAQKDYTLAEVRAKLERKTENQDWVETVLADLIEKGYIKSDFDFAMGFAESAFHNEQGKSAITRKLRARGVGQKEIAEAIEQVMYDEEIDQFALAESRLSNTFQNFHNTTKEKVYSQFTTKGFSRAEIDHALSMHPEKDTLRSKLEVKAEKADLSKEIMKLYRKGKGKRVILNELRKKLIDVEEFDNLIDQLEEVGDIDFYQTCIDVLAKKRLDIKNGAGKSKAYAYLSGKGFDSDQIKEALNPAD, via the coding sequence ATGCTGCAAAAAGAACTCAGACAAGCAAAAGCAATTGAGAATGTGTATAACTCGGCATATTGGCATTTAGCGCAAAAAGATTACACGCTTGCAGAAGTACGCGCCAAGCTTGAGCGAAAAACAGAAAATCAAGACTGGGTAGAAACGGTACTAGCCGATCTCATAGAGAAAGGTTACATCAAAAGCGATTTTGACTTTGCAATGGGTTTTGCTGAGTCTGCGTTTCATAATGAGCAAGGTAAATCAGCGATCACTCGTAAGTTACGTGCTCGCGGTGTAGGTCAAAAAGAAATAGCAGAAGCTATCGAACAGGTTATGTATGATGAAGAGATCGATCAATTCGCCCTCGCCGAGTCACGCTTAAGCAATACATTTCAAAATTTCCACAACACCACCAAAGAAAAAGTCTATTCTCAGTTCACCACCAAAGGCTTTTCACGCGCCGAAATTGACCATGCTCTGTCGATGCACCCTGAAAAAGACACATTAAGAAGCAAGCTCGAAGTTAAAGCAGAAAAAGCAGACCTAAGCAAAGAAATCATGAAGCTATACCGTAAAGGTAAAGGAAAACGAGTCATACTGAATGAATTACGTAAAAAGCTCATTGATGTTGAAGAGTTTGATAACCTAATTGACCAGCTTGAAGAGGTAGGCGATATCGATTTTTATCAAACTTGTATCGATGTCTTAGCCAAAAAACGCCTTGATATTAAGAACGGTGCAGGAAAATCGAAAGCCTACGCTTATCTATCTGGTAAAGGTTTTGATTCAGACCAAATCAAAGAAGCACTGAACCCAGCTGATTAA
- a CDS encoding SEC-C metal-binding domain-containing protein, with translation MTNQHAHGEEGHVHGPGCSHHHAQAPIVREGAKVGRNDPCSCNSGKKFKKCCGK, from the coding sequence ATGACAAACCAACACGCACACGGCGAAGAAGGTCACGTACACGGTCCAGGTTGTAGCCACCACCATGCTCAAGCACCTATCGTACGCGAAGGCGCTAAAGTAGGTCGTAACGATCCTTGCTCATGCAACAGTGGCAAGAAATTTAAGAAATGTTGTGGTAAATAA
- a CDS encoding exopolyphosphatase: MSEQKYRLVTRSDFDGLVCAVLLKQQNLISDIKFVHPKDMQDGKIDITPNDIVTNLPYVKSAYLTFDHHLSETIRNTGERDNHIIDPDAPSAARVVWDYYGGLDTFPAQWVEMMEAVDKGDSAQFNRDEVLNSQGWNLMNFLMDARTGLGRFREFRISNYALMMDLIDYCKDHTIDDILALPDVKERIDLYREHETMFKQQVERCATVHDNLVLLDLTDEETIFAGNRFMIYALFPQCNISIHKMWGFQKQNIVFATGKSIFDRDSKTNVGELMLKYGGGGHIAAGTCQIDTDKAETVQQELITKITADG, translated from the coding sequence ATGTCAGAGCAAAAATATAGATTAGTAACGCGCAGTGATTTTGATGGTTTAGTGTGTGCAGTACTTTTAAAACAGCAAAATCTTATCAGTGACATTAAATTTGTTCATCCTAAAGATATGCAAGACGGGAAAATTGATATTACCCCGAATGATATCGTCACAAACCTGCCTTATGTTAAAAGCGCTTACCTGACTTTTGATCACCATCTTTCAGAAACAATTCGTAATACTGGTGAACGTGATAATCACATTATCGATCCTGATGCGCCTTCTGCTGCACGTGTGGTGTGGGATTATTATGGTGGTTTAGATACATTCCCTGCGCAGTGGGTTGAAATGATGGAAGCCGTGGATAAAGGTGATTCTGCCCAGTTTAATCGCGATGAAGTATTGAATTCGCAAGGTTGGAACTTAATGAACTTTCTGATGGATGCGCGTACCGGGTTAGGGCGTTTCCGCGAATTCCGTATTTCTAATTATGCCTTGATGATGGATCTGATTGATTATTGTAAAGATCACACTATTGACGATATCCTCGCATTACCAGATGTAAAAGAACGCATTGATTTATATCGTGAACACGAGACGATGTTTAAACAACAAGTTGAACGTTGTGCAACAGTGCATGATAACTTAGTGTTACTTGATTTAACGGATGAAGAGACTATTTTCGCCGGTAATCGTTTCATGATTTATGCGTTATTCCCACAGTGCAATATCTCTATTCATAAGATGTGGGGTTTCCAAAAGCAGAACATTGTGTTTGCAACAGGTAAGTCTATCTTTGATCGTGACTCGAAAACCAATGTCGGTGAGTTAATGCTTAAATACGGTGGCGGTGGTCATATTGCTGCTGGTACATGTCAGATCGATACTGATAAAGCAGAAACTGTACAACAAGAATTGATTACTAAGATCACTGCTGACGGTTAG